A stretch of Eriocheir sinensis breed Jianghai 21 unplaced genomic scaffold, ASM2467909v1 Scaffold750, whole genome shotgun sequence DNA encodes these proteins:
- the LOC126994225 gene encoding uncharacterized protein LOC126994225 encodes MPAVGRRVGVEPWVFYLAGVMGVLGVAVGVAVGVYLIRKYRERQWGWCKSKRRLDGKVVVVTGANSGIGKEAARDLVGRGALVVLACRNKDAALEAVKDIRTTTGDGEMIVMEVDLGDLASVRSFSASLLSKFDRLDVLVNNAGVFVPPDDRAKTKDGVEIHFGVNHLGHFLLTQLLLPRLQTTPGSRIVTVSSSLYKSAKIDFDNLEGEKGWDRSQRNALYSISKLANIMHSQELARRTAGTHVRAFALCPGFVLTNLSRYSAPKYAFLLKVLFAPFMLFLMRSARQGAQSTIYCAVSEELDNKEWTMVANCKPCPVTEVAQDPATAERLWEVSLAMVGEAGRAEVGVAGRSRVEKEEEKEERNDMKVEDLIGFEAASEAMAGVGEVTESLGTAGESKSITTGLEETEKAAEKVENLIGFEAASEAMAGAGMSTEDSLNAGESKTISTGLEATENPTETKEKVDSLIGFEAFSGAKTESSGKLGESKTTNTGLKSTEKAPEMTTGFKNATEQVGTPQAAPKIEIPKETRETEKGLGNVAGVEQTREEIVKPQVTSEIKMPKETQETEKGLGNLAGVQQTREEIVKPQVTAKFEIPKETLKEKATEVQKEAEKGVSVLPGVKGAVTGVGSAGRGGDKNGEVKEEEREETEKKEQLKGVKEESEEEEEEEEEMEDDLVLVKRTTQAQEEESEEEEEEEEEEEESEEEEESEEENIDVNDKRELVKGKPRRPLK; translated from the exons ATGCCAGCTGTTGGGCGCCGGGTGGGAGTCGAACCCTGGGTCTTCTACTTGGCGGGCGTGATGGGGGTCCTGGGCGTGGCCGTGGGCGTGGCCGTGGGCGTTTACCTCATCAGGAAGTACAGGGAGAGGCAATGGGGGTGGTGtaagagcaagaggaggctggACGGCAAG gtggtggtggtgacgggcgcCAATTCGGGCATCGGCAAGGAGGCGGCGAGGGACCTGGTGGGCCGAGGGGCATTGGTGGTGCTTGCGTGCCGGAATAAGGATGCTGCGCTGGAGGCCGTCAAGGACATTCGCACCACCACTGGGGACggggagatg ATCGTAATGGAGGTGGACCTCGGAGATCTCGCCTCGGTCCGCAGTTTCTCCGCGTCGCTGCTGAGCAAGTTCGATCGGCTGGACGTGCTGGTCAACAACGCCGGTGTGTTTGTGCCGCCGGATGACCGCGCCAAGACCAAGGACGGGGTTGAGATACACTTTGGGGTCAACCACCTCGGGCATTTCCTCCTGACGCAGctccttctccctcgcctccAGACTACCCCGGGGTCAAG GATTGTCACAGTCTCATCATCTCTCTACAAGTCGGCAAAGATCGATTTCGACAACCTGGAGGGCGAGAAGGGCTGGGACCGCTCGCAAAGAAACGCACTCTATAGCATCTCAAAGCTCGCCAACATTATGCATAGTCAGGAGCTGGCGCGGCGGACGGCAg GAACACACGTCCGAGCCTTCGCCCTGTGCCCGGGTTTTGTGTTGACGAATTTGTCCCGCTACTCAGCCCCCAAGTATGCGTTCCTGCTGAAGGTTCTGTTTGCTCCGTTTATGCTGTTCTTGATGCGCAGCGCTCGGCAG GGCGCTCAATCAACCATCTACTGCGCCGTCTCGGAAGAACTCGACAACAAGGAATGGACAATGGTAGCCAACTGCAAACCGTGCCCTGTTACCGAGGTGGCCCAGGACCCTGCCACAGCTGAACGTCTCTGGGAGGTGTCCCTGGCGATggtaggggaggcagggagggccGAGGTGGGTGTCGCAGGGAGGAgcagggtggagaaggaggaggagaaggaggagaggaatgatatGAAAGTGGAGGATTTGATTGGGTTTGAGGCAGCTTCTGAGGCCATGGCAGGGGTTGGTGAGGTGACAGAGAGCTTGGGAACGGCAGGGGAATCTAAGAGCATTACAACAGGGttagaagagacagaaaaagcgGCTGAAAAAGTGGAGAATTTGATAGGCTTCGAGGCAGCCTCTGAGGCCATGGCAGGAGCTGGTATGTCAACAGAGGATTCATTGAACGCAGGGGAATCTAAGACCATTAGTACAGGGTTGGAAGCGACAGAAAACCcgacagaaacaaaagaaaaggtggACAGCTTAATAGGGTTTGAGGCATTCTCTGGGGCCAAGACAGAGAGCTCGGGGAAACTAGGGGAATCCAAGACTACAAATACAGGGTTAAAATCCACAGAAAAAGCCCCGGAAATGACCACAGGGTTCAAGAATGCCACGGAACAAGTCGGAACTCCACAAGCTGCACCCAAGATTGAAATACCCAAAGAAACGCGGGAGACAGAGAAGGGGCTCGGTAACGTCGCAGGAGTTGAACAGACGAGAGAGGAAATCGTAAAGCCACAAGTCACCAGCGAGATTAAAATGCCCAAAGAAACgcaggagacagagaaagggctCGGTAACCTCGCAGGAGTTCAACAGACAAGAGAGGAAATCGTAAAGCCACAAGTTACTGCCAAGTTTGAAATACCGAAAGAAACATTAAAGGAAAAAGCCACAGAGGTTcagaaagaggcagagaagggCGTGAGTGTCCTGCCAGGGGTGAAGGGTGCCGTGACAGGGGTAGGGTCAGCTGGCAGGGGAGGAGATAAGaacggagaggtgaaggaggaggaaagggaagagacggagaagaaggagcagCTGAAAGGCGTGAAGGAggagtctgaggaggaggaagaggaggaggaggagatggaggatgacCTTGTGTTAGTGAAGCGAACCACACAAGCACAGGAGGAAGaatctgaagaggaggaggaggaggaggaggaggaagaagagtcggaggaagaggaggaaagtgaggaggaaaatatagatgTTAATGATAAACGGGAGCTTGTGAAAGGCAAACCTAGACGTCCGCTGAagtaa